The proteins below are encoded in one region of Thermococcus peptonophilus:
- a CDS encoding putative toxin-antitoxin system toxin component, PIN family — protein sequence MGVQERIRAGVILDTNVIISALIPKNSKLRGFLLTTEIPLHAPDYMLRELEKYWRVIEKKAKKRGITEPELAHFREELLGRIIFHPLSEYRGFINEAYRICREFDERDTPFVALALSLRLPIVTNDKDLLAHAGEYEAIPLNDVLR from the coding sequence GTGGGAGTTCAAGAAAGAATTAGGGCTGGAGTAATCCTGGACACTAACGTCATAATCTCCGCCCTCATACCTAAAAACTCGAAGCTAAGAGGGTTCCTGCTTACAACCGAAATACCGCTCCACGCTCCTGATTATATGCTTAGAGAGCTTGAGAAGTACTGGAGAGTCATTGAGAAAAAAGCCAAAAAAAGAGGCATAACCGAGCCCGAATTAGCTCACTTCAGAGAAGAGCTCCTAGGGAGGATTATTTTTCATCCGCTTTCCGAGTACCGCGGCTTTATAAATGAAGCCTACAGAATATGCAGAGAGTTTGATGAGAGGGATACTCCTTTCGTTGCACTCGCCCTCTCGCTGAGGCTTCCGATAGTAACCAATGATAAGGATTTGCTAGCCCACGCTGGTGAGTATGAGGCAATTCCTCTGAACGATGTTTTGAGGTGA
- the gatE gene encoding Glu-tRNA(Gln) amidotransferase subunit GatE, with amino-acid sequence MADKFNYEELGLKVGLEIHRQLDTKKLFSPVPSELTEEVDFTFERRLRPTMSELGEIDPAALEEFKKGRKYIYEGNYRLTDLVYMDEEPPRGPDREALEVALQISYLLNAKPVDEVHFMRKIVIDGSNVSGFQRTAIVAVNGKVDTPWGSVGIPTVCLEEDACRIVERKEKEVIYRIDRLGIPLVEISTTPDIHHPEQAKVVAKYIGDALRATRKVKRGLGTIRQDLNVSIRGGARVEIKGVQELDMIPLIIEREVERQLNLLKIRDELKKRGVRPEDIKEEFHDVTEIFQNTESKIIVRTIKKGGKVLAVKLPKFRGLIGKEIQPGRRLGTEMADRAKKYVKGIFHIDELPNYGITELEVNAVIEKLGLGEDDAFVLVAAEEETAKNALREVVKRAREAIEGVPEETRRALPDGNTQYMRPLPGKARMYPETDIPSIFIPPEEKERIKANLPELPQERVERYVKEYKIDRSLAETLVNDERDELFEELVKKGVKPSLAASILVVVLKGLKKEVPIENITDGHIREAFELYLEGKIAKEAFEEIFKELALHPEKTADQVAEEKGLTLLSEEEVEKIIDEVIQQNIEVIRAKGMGAMGMIMGRAMAKLRGRADGKLVSSLVRKKIQEIAG; translated from the coding sequence ATGGCCGATAAGTTCAACTACGAGGAACTCGGTCTTAAGGTCGGCCTTGAGATACACAGACAGCTCGACACCAAGAAGCTCTTCTCACCCGTCCCGAGCGAGCTCACCGAGGAGGTTGACTTCACCTTTGAAAGGAGACTAAGGCCAACGATGAGCGAACTGGGAGAGATTGACCCTGCTGCCCTTGAGGAGTTCAAGAAGGGAAGGAAGTACATCTACGAGGGCAACTACAGGCTTACCGACCTCGTTTACATGGACGAGGAGCCACCGAGGGGGCCGGACAGAGAGGCCCTTGAGGTTGCCCTCCAGATAAGCTACCTACTCAACGCCAAGCCCGTCGATGAAGTTCATTTCATGAGGAAAATAGTCATAGACGGCTCAAACGTCTCCGGCTTCCAGAGGACGGCGATAGTGGCTGTAAACGGAAAGGTTGACACCCCCTGGGGAAGCGTTGGAATCCCAACAGTGTGCCTTGAGGAGGATGCATGTAGAATCGTCGAGAGGAAGGAGAAGGAGGTAATCTACCGCATCGACCGCCTTGGAATTCCGCTGGTCGAGATAAGCACTACCCCTGACATTCACCACCCGGAGCAGGCTAAGGTCGTGGCCAAGTACATAGGCGACGCTTTGAGGGCCACCAGAAAGGTCAAGCGCGGTCTGGGAACCATCAGGCAGGATCTCAACGTCTCGATCAGGGGAGGAGCGAGGGTCGAGATAAAGGGTGTCCAGGAGCTTGATATGATCCCGCTCATCATAGAGAGGGAAGTTGAAAGACAGCTTAACCTGCTTAAGATAAGGGACGAGTTGAAGAAGAGAGGCGTTAGGCCTGAGGACATCAAGGAGGAGTTCCACGACGTGACGGAGATCTTCCAGAACACGGAATCGAAGATAATCGTGAGGACGATAAAGAAGGGCGGCAAGGTTCTCGCGGTAAAGCTCCCTAAGTTCCGCGGATTAATCGGAAAGGAGATTCAGCCGGGAAGAAGGCTCGGAACGGAGATGGCCGACAGAGCCAAGAAGTACGTGAAAGGAATATTCCACATCGACGAATTACCTAATTATGGAATTACAGAATTAGAGGTTAATGCTGTTATTGAAAAACTTGGTCTTGGCGAGGATGACGCCTTCGTTCTGGTTGCCGCTGAGGAAGAGACTGCCAAGAACGCGCTCCGCGAGGTAGTCAAGAGGGCTAGAGAAGCCATTGAAGGAGTTCCGGAGGAGACAAGGAGGGCTTTACCCGACGGCAACACCCAGTACATGCGCCCGCTCCCAGGGAAGGCGAGGATGTACCCCGAAACCGACATACCCTCAATATTCATCCCGCCGGAGGAGAAGGAGAGAATAAAAGCAAACCTGCCTGAACTCCCGCAGGAGAGAGTAGAGCGCTATGTCAAAGAGTACAAGATCGACAGGAGCTTAGCGGAGACCCTGGTAAACGACGAGCGCGATGAGCTCTTCGAGGAGCTGGTAAAGAAAGGAGTTAAACCGTCATTAGCGGCCTCAATACTCGTCGTTGTTCTCAAGGGGCTCAAGAAGGAAGTCCCGATCGAAAACATTACCGACGGGCACATCAGGGAGGCCTTTGAGCTCTACCTCGAAGGGAAGATAGCGAAGGAGGCCTTTGAGGAGATATTCAAGGAGCTGGCACTCCACCCGGAGAAGACTGCAGATCAGGTGGCTGAAGAGAAGGGGCTGACGCTCCTCAGCGAGGAAGAAGTCGAGAAGATCATCGATGAAGTTATCCAGCAGAACATTGAAGTAATCAGAGCCAAGGGCATGGGGGCCATGGGAATGATAATGGGAAGGGCAATGGCGAAGCTCCGTGGAAGAGCCGATGGAAAGCTCGTCAGTTCCCTCGTAAGGAAGAAGATCCAGGAGATAGCGGGCTGA
- a CDS encoding MinD/ParA family ATP-binding protein gives MAVIVVTGRGGAGKTTTTANLSSHLAMKEYRVLAIDGDLYLPNLGFHFGLDAVKYSVHTLMKNPDIDPEWAIYKHRETGVYVMPGSTQLQDVLGISPRKLVDVIDKVRYKFGVVFIDSPTGVPFDTLPTFQLANYQIIVVEIERSPIYSFEVMVKNEIEKLKALGERYNLNIGVVLNKVRESEDVVDEIINAIETDLDVPVLGWVPFDSNVPASVNAGVPIVKYMPNSDAAIAFKEIGDVLEEWIFGE, from the coding sequence ATGGCAGTGATCGTCGTGACAGGACGAGGTGGGGCTGGAAAAACAACGACAACGGCCAACTTAAGCTCTCACCTCGCCATGAAAGAGTACCGCGTTCTGGCGATTGATGGAGACCTTTATCTACCAAATCTCGGTTTTCACTTTGGTCTGGACGCCGTGAAGTATTCTGTGCACACCCTTATGAAGAACCCAGATATAGACCCAGAATGGGCAATATACAAGCACAGAGAGACCGGCGTCTATGTAATGCCCGGAAGCACCCAGCTTCAGGACGTTCTGGGGATATCCCCGCGAAAGCTCGTGGATGTTATAGATAAGGTTCGCTACAAGTTTGGAGTGGTTTTCATAGACTCTCCAACAGGAGTGCCTTTTGATACACTCCCAACTTTTCAGCTGGCCAACTACCAAATCATAGTTGTCGAGATAGAGCGCTCTCCAATATACTCTTTTGAAGTCATGGTTAAAAACGAGATTGAAAAGCTCAAAGCCTTGGGAGAGAGGTACAACCTCAACATTGGGGTGGTTCTCAACAAAGTCCGTGAAAGTGAAGATGTAGTTGATGAGATTATAAACGCCATTGAAACCGACCTCGATGTGCCGGTGTTGGGGTGGGTGCCCTTTGACTCAAATGTTCCAGCCTCCGTAAATGCAGGTGTTCCAATAGTTAAATACATGCCAAACAGCGATGCTGCGATAGCCTTTAAGGAGATAGGCGATGTTCTTGAGGAATGGATTTTTGGCGAATAA
- the pheT gene encoding phenylalanine--tRNA ligase subunit beta — protein MPKFDVSKRDLERLVGKEFSVEEWEDLFLYAKCELDDVWEENGEIYFKADSKDTNRPDLWSAEGIARQVRFALGFQKGLPEYEVEKSDVVVYVDEKLKDIRPYGVYAIVEGLNIDEEALRQMINLQEKVALTFGRRRREVAIGIFDFDKVKPPIYYCAAEKTEKFIPLGYDEEMTLEEILEKHEKGREYGHLIKDKPYYPLLVDSEGKVLSMPPVINSETTGRVTTETKNVFVDITGWDLNKVMLALNVVVTALAERGGRIKSVKVVYPDFEIETPDLTPKEFEVELDYIRKLAGLDLSDEEIKELLERMMYEVELEDGRAKLRYPAFRDDIMHARDVLEDVLIAYGYNEIEPEEPKLAVQGRGDKFVEFEDAVRELMVGFGLQEVMTFNLTNREAQYERMNLEFGKDYFSHPPAELVEIENPISPKWSALRNWLIPSLLDFLSQNTHEEYPQKLFEVGKATLIDESRETKTVSESKLAVALAHPRVTFTEAKEILDSVMRHLGFEYGLEEAEHPSFIPGRVGKIIVNGEVIGVIGEIHPAVLEKWGIEMPVAAFELFLRPLYTEPYL, from the coding sequence ATGCCGAAGTTCGACGTTTCAAAGCGCGACCTTGAGAGGCTCGTTGGAAAAGAGTTCAGCGTCGAAGAGTGGGAAGACCTCTTCCTCTACGCCAAATGTGAGCTGGACGACGTCTGGGAAGAAAACGGTGAAATCTACTTCAAGGCTGACTCAAAGGACACGAACAGGCCCGACCTCTGGAGCGCTGAGGGAATAGCGAGGCAGGTGCGCTTCGCCCTTGGCTTCCAGAAGGGTTTGCCGGAGTACGAGGTTGAAAAAAGCGACGTGGTCGTTTACGTTGACGAGAAGCTGAAGGACATAAGGCCCTACGGTGTCTATGCCATCGTTGAGGGCCTGAACATCGATGAGGAAGCCCTGAGACAGATGATAAACCTTCAGGAGAAGGTAGCACTCACCTTCGGAAGGAGGAGAAGGGAGGTCGCGATAGGCATCTTCGACTTCGACAAGGTCAAGCCGCCGATATACTACTGCGCCGCCGAGAAGACCGAGAAGTTTATCCCGCTCGGCTACGACGAGGAGATGACGCTTGAGGAAATCCTTGAGAAGCACGAGAAGGGCAGGGAGTACGGACACCTGATAAAGGACAAGCCCTACTATCCGCTCCTCGTGGACAGCGAGGGCAAAGTTCTCTCGATGCCTCCAGTGATCAACTCAGAAACCACAGGAAGGGTCACCACCGAGACCAAGAACGTCTTCGTCGACATAACCGGCTGGGACTTGAATAAAGTCATGCTTGCCCTTAACGTCGTCGTCACAGCTCTCGCCGAGCGCGGTGGAAGGATAAAGAGCGTCAAGGTCGTCTATCCTGACTTCGAGATAGAGACTCCCGACTTAACGCCTAAGGAGTTCGAGGTCGAGCTCGACTACATCAGAAAGCTGGCTGGTCTCGACCTGAGCGACGAGGAGATTAAAGAGCTCCTTGAGAGGATGATGTATGAGGTCGAGCTTGAGGATGGAAGGGCAAAGCTCCGCTATCCGGCCTTCCGCGACGACATAATGCACGCGAGGGACGTTCTTGAGGACGTTCTCATCGCCTACGGCTACAACGAGATCGAACCTGAGGAGCCGAAGCTCGCTGTTCAGGGAAGAGGGGACAAGTTCGTCGAGTTTGAGGACGCCGTTAGGGAGCTTATGGTAGGCTTTGGCCTTCAGGAGGTCATGACCTTCAACCTCACGAACAGGGAGGCCCAGTACGAGAGGATGAACTTGGAGTTTGGAAAGGACTACTTCAGCCACCCGCCCGCTGAGCTCGTGGAGATAGAGAACCCGATAAGCCCGAAGTGGTCTGCCCTTAGGAACTGGCTCATACCGAGCCTTCTCGACTTCCTGAGCCAGAACACCCACGAGGAGTACCCGCAGAAGCTCTTCGAGGTGGGGAAGGCGACTCTCATAGACGAGAGCAGGGAGACGAAGACGGTCAGCGAGAGCAAGCTGGCCGTTGCTTTAGCTCATCCGCGCGTGACATTCACGGAGGCAAAAGAAATCCTAGACAGCGTTATGCGGCACCTCGGCTTCGAGTATGGACTTGAGGAAGCAGAACACCCGAGCTTCATTCCTGGTAGGGTTGGTAAGATCATCGTCAACGGAGAAGTGATAGGAGTCATAGGGGAGATACACCCGGCGGTGTTGGAAAAGTGGGGCATTGAGATGCCAGTTGCGGCCTTCGAGCTGTTCCTGAGGCCGCTCTACACGGAGCCCTATCTATGA
- a CDS encoding DEAD/DEAH box helicase translates to MVVLRIPDGSALVYIEKADPSVYFKIYDLLTYKKDYGKWEKPESLYDPYEKTFPVGLLPRVKKFLNSKGYRVRIKDERQIRGEKLNSTWNEKFQMRRYQGRAVKKALKEKMGVLALPVGSGKTIVGLRIIHELDLSALIVVHTKELLYQWAERIEEVLGIKAGIVGDNKWEEGPVTVAMIQTLLSRGVDKLQRDYAIVLFDECHRTSAAEKFYQLGISLPQVYRFGLSATPWRRVRGEEIKIEAVVGPIIYEVKAEDLIREGFLAKPKFEIITYESKMPSFSERYKELYEDMIMNNDERNRAIVKKAVELAKKGHRVLIDVRRIEHGKILKEMLEKEGVKAEFLSSQSLNRWEILEAFKNGEIPVLISTLLKEGVDIPEISAIILAGGGKSDIMTIQTIGRALRPKKGMKALIVDIEDDDPLLYTHFIERQKALKQYYGKYYDKGMELIFEEKVPKKRRSR, encoded by the coding sequence GAGAAAGCTGACCCGAGCGTCTACTTCAAGATCTATGACCTGCTCACCTACAAGAAGGACTACGGGAAATGGGAGAAACCCGAGAGCCTCTACGACCCCTACGAGAAGACGTTTCCCGTCGGCCTTCTACCCAGGGTGAAAAAGTTCCTCAACAGCAAGGGCTACCGCGTTAGGATAAAGGACGAGAGGCAGATACGCGGCGAAAAGCTCAACTCAACCTGGAACGAGAAGTTCCAGATGAGGCGCTACCAGGGGAGGGCCGTCAAGAAGGCACTGAAGGAGAAGATGGGCGTTCTGGCTCTCCCTGTCGGGAGCGGAAAGACGATAGTCGGCCTCAGGATAATCCATGAGCTTGACCTCTCTGCTCTTATAGTCGTCCACACCAAGGAGCTCCTCTACCAGTGGGCGGAGAGGATTGAGGAAGTCCTCGGGATAAAGGCTGGCATCGTGGGAGACAACAAGTGGGAAGAGGGCCCGGTGACCGTTGCCATGATACAGACCCTCCTGTCGAGAGGCGTTGATAAGCTCCAGAGGGACTATGCAATAGTCCTCTTCGACGAGTGCCACAGGACTTCAGCAGCTGAAAAGTTCTACCAGCTCGGCATAAGCCTCCCTCAGGTCTACCGCTTCGGCCTCTCGGCAACTCCGTGGAGGCGCGTAAGGGGAGAGGAGATCAAGATTGAGGCGGTGGTTGGACCGATAATCTACGAGGTCAAGGCCGAAGACCTCATAAGAGAGGGCTTTTTGGCAAAGCCAAAGTTCGAGATCATAACCTACGAATCAAAGATGCCTTCCTTCAGCGAACGCTACAAGGAGCTTTATGAGGACATGATCATGAACAACGACGAACGGAACAGGGCGATAGTGAAGAAGGCCGTCGAACTCGCCAAGAAGGGGCACAGGGTTCTCATAGACGTCAGGAGGATTGAGCACGGAAAAATTCTGAAGGAGATGCTGGAGAAGGAGGGAGTCAAGGCCGAGTTTCTAAGTTCCCAGAGCCTGAACCGCTGGGAGATACTGGAAGCGTTCAAGAACGGCGAAATTCCGGTCTTAATCTCGACCCTTCTCAAGGAGGGCGTTGACATACCGGAGATATCGGCTATAATACTTGCCGGCGGCGGAAAGAGCGACATAATGACGATTCAGACAATAGGGCGTGCGCTGAGGCCAAAGAAGGGAATGAAGGCCCTTATAGTTGACATCGAGGACGACGACCCGCTCCTCTACACGCACTTCATAGAGCGTCAAAAGGCCCTCAAGCAATACTACGGGAAATACTACGACAAGGGAATGGAGTTAATATTCGAGGAGAAAGTCCCCAAAAAGCGCCGCTCTCGTTAA
- the truA gene encoding tRNA pseudouridine(38-40) synthase TruA, giving the protein MKLALRVAYDGSAFYGFQRQPGVRTVEGELIKALQKLGIIDSPEENDFKGASRTDRGVSAFFNVVSFVPSGRPDLARPEVLNHHLSDVWVLGVAEVPDDFHPRFWARSKTYRYYLVNEGFDLSAMRECASLFVGRHDFSAFAKLEAGRDPIREVERVEIVERQGYIVIEVQGKSFLWEMVRRIVNALRFCGLGLLEAEEVESMLSGEYVKKIPPAPPEGLVLWHIEYPGIGFEGDEKGIKKARRDIFERYSRALTRAALFGDFLLEY; this is encoded by the coding sequence ATGAAGCTCGCACTGAGGGTGGCCTACGACGGGAGTGCATTCTACGGCTTCCAGCGCCAGCCAGGCGTAAGGACCGTTGAGGGCGAGTTAATTAAGGCTCTACAAAAGCTTGGGATAATCGACAGTCCAGAAGAAAACGACTTCAAGGGGGCTTCAAGAACAGATAGAGGGGTATCTGCATTCTTCAACGTGGTCTCCTTCGTCCCATCTGGGAGGCCAGACCTTGCCCGTCCGGAGGTTCTCAACCACCATCTAAGCGACGTCTGGGTTCTCGGTGTTGCTGAGGTTCCCGATGATTTTCACCCGCGCTTCTGGGCGAGGTCAAAGACCTATCGTTACTATCTAGTGAATGAGGGCTTCGACCTCAGTGCCATGAGGGAGTGTGCGAGCCTTTTCGTTGGGAGGCATGACTTTTCGGCCTTCGCAAAGCTCGAAGCAGGGAGAGATCCAATAAGAGAAGTCGAGAGAGTTGAAATCGTCGAGAGGCAGGGCTACATCGTGATTGAAGTCCAGGGAAAAAGCTTCCTGTGGGAGATGGTGCGGAGAATTGTAAATGCCCTCCGCTTCTGCGGGCTTGGCCTTCTCGAAGCTGAAGAAGTTGAAAGTATGCTTTCAGGAGAGTATGTGAAAAAAATACCGCCGGCGCCGCCTGAGGGGCTGGTACTGTGGCACATAGAGTACCCGGGGATTGGGTTCGAAGGTGATGAAAAGGGCATCAAAAAGGCCAGGAGAGACATTTTTGAGCGCTATTCAAGGGCCTTAACGAGAGCGGCGCTTTTTGGGGACTTTCTCCTCGAATATTAA
- the tdh gene encoding L-threonine 3-dehydrogenase, which translates to MAEKMQAIMKTKPAYGAELVEVDVPKPGPGEVLIKVLATSICGTDLHIYEWNEWAQSRIKPPQIMGHEVAGEVVEVGPGVEDLQVGDYISVETHIVCGKCYACRHNRYHVCQNTKIFGVDMDGVFAHYAIVPAKNAWKNPKDMPPEYAALQEPLGNAVDTVLAGPIAGRSTLITGAGPLGLLGIAVAKASGAYPVIVSEPSEFRRKLAKKVGADYVVNPFEEDPVKFVMDVTDGAGVEVFLEFSGAPKALEQGLKAVTPGGRVSLLGLFPREVTIDFNNLIIFKALEVHGITGRHLWETWYTVSSLIQSGKLNLDPIITHKYKGFEEFEEAFELMRAGKTGKVVFFPHKG; encoded by the coding sequence ATGGCCGAGAAAATGCAGGCTATTATGAAAACTAAGCCGGCCTACGGCGCCGAGCTTGTAGAAGTTGACGTCCCAAAGCCCGGGCCGGGAGAAGTCCTCATCAAGGTACTCGCAACGAGCATCTGTGGGACTGATTTACATATCTACGAGTGGAACGAGTGGGCACAGAGCAGGATAAAGCCGCCCCAGATAATGGGTCACGAAGTTGCCGGGGAGGTCGTCGAGGTTGGTCCCGGCGTTGAAGACCTCCAGGTTGGGGATTACATCAGCGTTGAAACCCACATCGTTTGTGGTAAATGCTATGCCTGCCGGCACAACCGCTATCACGTCTGCCAGAACACCAAGATATTCGGCGTTGACATGGATGGCGTCTTCGCTCATTATGCCATAGTCCCGGCCAAGAACGCCTGGAAGAACCCGAAGGACATGCCGCCGGAGTACGCGGCCCTTCAGGAGCCGCTTGGAAACGCCGTCGATACCGTTCTTGCAGGCCCGATTGCTGGAAGGAGCACCCTCATCACCGGTGCTGGTCCTCTCGGCCTTCTAGGTATAGCCGTAGCAAAGGCGAGCGGCGCTTACCCAGTCATAGTCAGCGAGCCGAGCGAGTTTAGAAGAAAGCTGGCCAAGAAGGTCGGGGCCGATTACGTCGTCAACCCCTTTGAGGAAGACCCTGTCAAGTTCGTTATGGACGTAACCGACGGAGCGGGCGTTGAAGTCTTCCTCGAGTTCAGCGGTGCCCCGAAGGCCCTTGAACAGGGCCTCAAGGCGGTGACACCCGGAGGACGCGTCTCACTCCTTGGCCTCTTCCCGAGAGAGGTAACCATAGACTTCAACAACCTCATCATTTTCAAGGCCCTCGAAGTCCACGGCATAACCGGAAGGCATCTCTGGGAGACCTGGTACACCGTCTCAAGCCTCATCCAGAGCGGTAAGCTGAACCTCGACCCGATAATCACCCACAAGTACAAGGGCTTCGAGGAGTTCGAGGAAGCCTTCGAGCTTATGCGCGCTGGAAAGACCGGAAAGGTAGTGTTCTTCCCGCACAAGGGATAA
- the pheS gene encoding phenylalanine--tRNA ligase subunit alpha, whose translation MELSYQEKLTLIKLAELKRAKVEELVKESGLEQVAVMRALLGLQAKGLAKLHERSERVVKLTEIGKKYAQIGLPEWRALKVLREKGKVTLDDLKDVLSEDELKPIVGLLRREGWANVRKEEGKLVLEITENGREASERPIDRALKLLAGRGEVPVKEIEKLVPVKELKRRKIGEEDVITEREAEITREGEELVKKGLELRKEVSVLTPELIKSGKWKEVEFRKFDITAPVRRIYPGKKQPYRAFLDKIRRRLIEMGFIEMTVDSLIETQFWNFDALFQPQNHPAREWTDTYQLKYPKVGSLPEDELVARVKAAHEHGGDTGSRGWGYVWSPERAMLLMPRAHGTALDARQLAKGVEIPGKYFTIQRVFRPDVLDRTHLIEFNQIDGFVVGEDLNFRHLLGILKRFAVEIAGAKKVKFLPDYYPFTEPSVQMSAYHPELGWVEFGGAGIFREEMTKALGIDVPVIAWGIGIDRLAMFKLGIDDIRYLFSYDLRWLREARLVW comes from the coding sequence ATGGAGCTAAGCTACCAGGAAAAGCTCACACTCATTAAGCTCGCAGAGCTCAAGAGGGCTAAGGTTGAGGAGCTTGTAAAGGAGAGCGGTCTCGAACAGGTCGCGGTGATGCGCGCCCTTCTCGGACTCCAGGCAAAGGGGCTCGCAAAACTCCACGAGAGGAGCGAGAGGGTTGTCAAGCTCACCGAGATCGGAAAGAAGTACGCTCAAATCGGCCTTCCAGAATGGAGGGCTTTGAAGGTTCTCCGCGAGAAGGGTAAAGTAACGCTTGACGACCTTAAGGATGTTCTCAGCGAGGACGAGCTGAAGCCCATCGTTGGCCTTCTCAGAAGGGAAGGCTGGGCAAACGTGAGGAAGGAAGAGGGAAAACTAGTTCTAGAGATAACAGAGAATGGAAGGGAAGCTTCAGAAAGACCCATTGACAGGGCCCTGAAACTCCTCGCCGGGAGGGGCGAAGTTCCGGTTAAGGAAATCGAGAAGCTTGTACCGGTAAAAGAGCTGAAGAGGAGAAAGATCGGCGAGGAGGATGTTATCACTGAGAGGGAAGCCGAGATAACCAGAGAGGGAGAGGAACTCGTTAAGAAAGGCCTTGAGCTTAGGAAAGAGGTCTCAGTCCTTACACCCGAGCTCATAAAGTCCGGCAAGTGGAAGGAAGTTGAGTTCAGGAAGTTCGACATAACAGCCCCCGTAAGGAGGATTTATCCGGGCAAGAAGCAACCGTATAGGGCCTTCCTCGACAAGATAAGGAGAAGGCTCATAGAGATGGGCTTCATCGAGATGACCGTTGACAGCCTCATAGAGACCCAGTTCTGGAACTTCGATGCACTTTTCCAGCCGCAGAACCACCCGGCAAGGGAGTGGACTGACACTTACCAGCTCAAGTACCCGAAGGTCGGCTCTTTACCTGAGGATGAGCTCGTGGCGAGAGTAAAGGCGGCGCACGAGCACGGCGGCGATACTGGCTCAAGGGGCTGGGGCTACGTCTGGTCGCCGGAGAGGGCGATGCTCCTTATGCCTCGCGCCCATGGAACAGCACTCGACGCCAGACAGCTCGCTAAGGGCGTTGAAATACCTGGCAAATACTTCACGATACAGAGAGTTTTCAGGCCCGATGTCCTCGACAGGACACACCTCATAGAGTTCAACCAGATAGACGGCTTCGTAGTTGGGGAAGACCTCAACTTCAGGCATCTCCTTGGAATACTCAAGCGCTTCGCCGTCGAGATAGCCGGGGCGAAGAAGGTCAAGTTCCTTCCGGATTATTATCCGTTCACTGAGCCGAGCGTCCAGATGAGCGCCTACCACCCGGAGCTCGGCTGGGTCGAGTTCGGAGGTGCAGGAATATTCAGGGAGGAAATGACAAAGGCCCTTGGAATCGACGTACCCGTGATAGCCTGGGGAATAGGAATTGACAGGTTAGCCATGTTCAAGCTCGGAATAGACGACATCCGCTACCTCTTCAGCTACGACCTGCGCTGGTTGAGAGAAGCGAGGCTGGTGTGGTGA
- the hmgA gene encoding hydroxymethylglutaryl-CoA reductase (NADPH) codes for MNIEELVGRVASGEIKLYQVEKYTNGDKKLATEIRRKALEKKLGIKLENIGHYSIDPNQVIGKNIENMIGVVQIPMGVAGPLKINGEYAKGEFYIPLATTEGALVASVNRGCSALTAAGGVKTTLIDDKMTRAPLLKCPDARRAREVAEWVKDNLDYLQEKAVSKVTRHGKLRGVKPFIVGNNLYLRFEFETGDAMGMNMVTIASEEIMKVIEEEFPDVKYLALSGNLCVDKKPNAANFLLGRGKTVIAEAVIPRKIVEEKLKTTPELIAEVNYRKNLVGSAQAGSYGFNAHFGNIVGAIFLATGQDEAQITEGSHGITLAEVTPEGDLYISITMPSLEIGTVGGGTRVPTQREALSIMGVAGGGDPPGTNAKKFAEIVAGAVLAGELSLLAAIAAKHLAKAHKELGR; via the coding sequence ATGAACATTGAAGAGCTTGTTGGTAGGGTGGCAAGCGGCGAAATTAAGCTCTACCAGGTCGAGAAGTACACGAACGGAGACAAAAAGCTAGCGACTGAAATAAGGAGAAAGGCCCTTGAGAAAAAGCTCGGGATAAAGCTTGAGAACATCGGGCACTACTCAATAGACCCTAACCAGGTCATAGGAAAGAACATTGAGAACATGATCGGCGTCGTCCAGATACCGATGGGTGTCGCTGGGCCGCTTAAAATTAACGGTGAGTACGCGAAAGGGGAGTTCTACATCCCCCTCGCCACGACTGAGGGGGCATTGGTTGCAAGTGTTAACCGCGGCTGTTCTGCCCTGACTGCTGCTGGAGGCGTTAAGACGACCCTGATAGACGACAAGATGACGCGCGCGCCACTTCTCAAGTGTCCTGACGCGAGGAGGGCAAGGGAAGTTGCAGAGTGGGTAAAGGACAACCTAGACTACCTCCAGGAGAAGGCCGTCTCAAAGGTCACCAGGCACGGGAAGCTGAGGGGTGTTAAGCCCTTTATCGTGGGCAACAACCTCTACCTCCGCTTTGAGTTCGAGACCGGCGATGCAATGGGTATGAACATGGTCACGATAGCAAGCGAGGAGATAATGAAGGTAATCGAAGAAGAGTTCCCCGATGTCAAGTACCTTGCGCTCTCCGGTAACCTCTGCGTCGACAAGAAGCCCAACGCAGCGAACTTCCTCCTTGGGAGGGGTAAGACCGTCATTGCCGAGGCCGTGATCCCTCGGAAGATCGTTGAGGAGAAGCTGAAGACAACGCCTGAACTCATAGCCGAGGTGAACTACCGCAAGAACCTCGTTGGTTCAGCGCAGGCGGGCTCGTACGGTTTCAACGCCCACTTCGGAAACATCGTCGGCGCAATATTTCTCGCTACCGGACAGGACGAAGCCCAGATAACGGAAGGATCACACGGTATAACTCTCGCGGAGGTAACTCCGGAGGGGGACCTCTACATCAGCATCACCATGCCGAGCCTTGAGATTGGGACAGTTGGTGGGGGTACAAGAGTCCCCACGCAGAGGGAGGCTCTCTCGATTATGGGCGTTGCCGGAGGTGGAGACCCGCCGGGAACGAATGCCAAGAAGTTCGCAGAGATAGTCGCTGGAGCAGTCCTCGCTGGCGAGCTTTCCCTGCTGGCGGCGATAGCGGCGAAGCACCTGGCAAAGGCCCATAAGGAGCTTGGACGTTAG